A single window of Vigna unguiculata cultivar IT97K-499-35 chromosome 1, ASM411807v1, whole genome shotgun sequence DNA harbors:
- the LOC114163647 gene encoding pentatricopeptide repeat-containing protein At3g04130, mitochondrial-like: protein MHSILYRAIIVGDSRCIRYRYRHLCSSLGTRHFSHKEQCEEELIRYLDILTLKLGKGSSEEETLDTLLSDETCDAIPLSQNLIHLLLQRYKDDWQSALGVFRWAGSQSSFKHSPESYDMMVDILGRMKVMKKLRDLLDEMRKSGLVILNTVVKVMRRFVGAGHWVDAVKIFDDLQALGLEKNTESMNLLLDTLCKEKFVEQAREIFLELKQHIAPNAHTFNIFIHGWCKICRVDEAHWTIEEMKGYGCRPCVISYSTIIQCYCQEGNFIKVYELLDEMQTQGCPANMITYTTIMTALAKAEKFEEALKVPERMRSSGCRAEKIEDLMKKL from the coding sequence ATGCATTCAATACTATATCGTGCTATTATTGTTGGTGATTCCCGTTGCATACGTTATAGATATAGGCATTTGTGTTCTTCTCTAGGAACTAGACATTTTTCCCATAAAGAACAATGTGAAGAAGAGCTTATCCGGTACCTGGACATTCTCACTTTGAAACTTGGCAAAGGAAGCAGTGAGGAAGAAACCCTTGACACCCTCTTGAGTGATGAAACTTGTGATGCCATACCCCTCTCCCAAAACCTGATTCACCTGTTGCTCCAGCGATACAAGGATGATTGGCAATCTGCATTGGGTGTATTTAGATGGGCTGGTTCACAGTCCAGCTTTAAACATTCGCCGGAGTCATATGATATGATGGTCGATATATTGGGTAGAATGAAGGTTATGAAAAAGTTGAGGGATTTGTTAGATGAAATGCGTAAGAGCGGTCTGGTCATTTTGAATACTGTGGTTAAGGTAATGAGACGGTTTGTTGGGGCAGGGCACTGGGTAGATGCAGTTAAGATATTTGATGATTTGCAAGCTCTGGGGTTGGAGAAGAACACAGAATCCATGAACTTGTTGCTTGATACCCTATGCAAAGAGAAATTTGTGGAGCAAGCTCGTGAAATTTTCTTGGAGCTGAAGCAGCACATTGCTCCTAATGCTCACACCTTCAACATATTCATTCATGGATGGTGCAAAATCTGCCGTGTTGATGAGGCACATTGGACGATTGAAGAGATGAAAGGATATGGTTGTCGCCCTTGTGTTATAAGTTATTCCACAATCATTCAGTGTTACTGTCAAGAAGGGAATTTCATCAAGGTGTATGAGCTTCTTGACGAAATGCAGACTCAAGGGTGCCCGGCTAATATGATAACTTATACTACTATCATGACTGCACTGGCAAAGGCTGAAAAGTTTGAGGAAGCTTTGAAAGTACCTGAGAGAATGAGGTCTTCTGGATGTAGGGCTGAGAAAATTGAGGATCTTATGAAAAAGTTGTAA